The nucleotide window ATCGTCAGTACTATCGTGGCGAGGGCAGTTTGGAAGGTTGGGTGCGCCGTATAATGGTGCATGCCGCTATTTCGCGCTACCGCAAAACTAAACCTGTTGTTTTGTGTGATGAAATGAGCACCGAAACCTTTTCGGGCACCTATAATTATGATGGGTTGGAAACGCAGGACCTGATGCGCATCATCCGCCAGTTGCCGGATACCTATCGCAGTGTATTTAATATGTATGCTATTGAAGGATACAGCCACCAGGAAATTGGCAGCGCGTTGGGTATGTCGGAGTTGTTATCACGCACCACGCTTTGCCGTGCACGTACCATCTTGAAAAATAAGCTTACCAGGTTAAACAAGGCCGAGGTTTACCGCATGGCTATGTAAAAGTATAGCGGCCTATTTTAACTTTCCTAAAACCATAATTTTTTACGGCTGTAGTTTATATACATTAAAAGTAAATATTATGGCCAGTTTAAGTGAAAAAAAAGTAGCCATCCTAACTGAGGAAGGCTTTGAGCAGGTGGAACTAACCAGCCCTAAAAAAGCATTAGAAGCAGCCGGTGCAACCGTGCATGTCATATCACCCCGCAGCGGAAAAATAAAAGCTTGGGATACAGATAAATGGGGCATTGAAATTGACGTGGATAAAACACTTGATAGCGTTAGTCCGGACGATTATGATGCCCTTGTACTGCCCGGTGGGGTAATGAATCCTGATAAATTACGCCAAAATAAATCGGCCGTAGCTTTTGTGTCGGCATTTTTGGATGAAAGCAAGCCTGTAGCCGCCATTTGTCACGGGCCACAGATGCTGATTGAAACCGGACTAATTGGCGGACGCACTTTAACCTCGTTCCCATCGCTGCAAACCGATATAAAAAATGCCGGCGGCCATTGGATAGATGAGGAAGTGGTGGTTGACAACGGATTGGTAACCAGCCGCCGCCCTGACGATTTGCCGGCATTTAATAAGAAAGCGATAGAAGAAATTGCCGAAGGCGTACATGCCTTATAAGATCATTTACAATCACCGACAAAGCATCCTGTGGAAACAAACAGGGTGCTTTTTTTTTAATAGACCCACCCAACTTGTTCCGATAACAGGGTAGCTCATATCCTGACATTTATGTATGTATTAATCGCCGTTTGGTAAAATGGTTGGTACATACAACTATCTGTAAAGCCTACTATTATATATTCGCTTATTATAATGGAAATAACAGAACCCATATCGCGTAAACTTATTCATTTAGGTAAGGTGTATTTAAATGTTTTATCTAAACGGGTAGATCATTTAGGCATTAACCGTTACTGGTATATTTTATCGCTGATACATGCCAACAACGGATTGTTAACGCAAAAAGAGTTGGCGGCCAGGTTGGGGAAGGATAAATCGGCCATGGTAAACATTATCGATTTTTTAACAGAACGGGGATATGTTTATAGAGAAATTAACCCGGCCGACCGCAGGCAGCATTTATTAAAGGTAACAGAAAAGGCAGGGAATGCCGTCCCTGAAATTGTGGCCGCTTTTGAAGCCATTAATAAAACAGCGGCCACTGATATATTACCGGCCGAGATGGAAATATTTAACCGCGTATTGTTGAAAATGGAAGAAAACCTAAAACCTTACGCTACCGAAGAAATGAATATAAAATTAAACCTAAATAAGTAAATACCCATATATGAAGATCAGGTACATAGCATTTATAATTATTGGCTTAATTGTGTGCTTTTTAATTTACAACAAGCTTTGGGGTTCTAAGGCTAAAGAAGCCCAGGCCATGGGCGCAACCAAAGGTAAGGGCAAAAGGAAAAGTGGCCCTATCCCCGTTAAGGTGATGATTGTTAAGGACACCATTGTAATTAATAATATTGATGTTACCGGATCTATTGATGCCAACGAAAAGGTAAGCCTGATCAGTCAGACAGCGGGCAATATAACGGGTATTTATTTTAAAGAAGGCAGCCATGTAAGTAAAGGCCAGCTACTGGTTAAAGTTTACAACCAGGACCTGCAGGCCTCGTTACAGCAAAACCAGTACCAGGTAGCCTTAGCTAAAGAAACGGAATATCGTAATAAGGTATTGCTTCAAAAGGAAGCCATAAGCAAGGAAGAGTACGAAACATCGCTAACTAACCTTAACTCGTTAAAATCCCAGGCGGATATGATCAAAGCGCAGATATCGCGTACCGAGATCAGGGCACCATTTTCGGGCACTATTGGTTTGCGCAATGTTAGTCCGGGTGGTTACCTGTCACCCTCAACATCCATTGCTACACTTGTAAATATCGATCCTGCTAAACTTACCTTTTCTGTTCCCGAACGCTACCTGCCTTTAATTCAAAAAGGAAGTAAAATTAATTTCACGGTGGCAAGTTCGTCCAAAACTTTCCAGGCTAAAGTTTATGCTATTGAGCCGGCTATTGATGTTACATCGCGCACCATCACCGTGCGGGCCGAAGCGCCAAACCCTAAAGACGAGCTTACTGCCGGCAGCTTCGCCAAAATAAACCTGACGCTGGACCAGATACCTAAAACCATTATGGTACCAACCGAATGTGTGATACCCGATTTGAAAAGCAGTAAGGTATTCGTAGTTAAAAAAGGTGTAGCCGCAGCGAAATTTGTAGAGACCGACCTGCGCACCGATACCAAAATACAGATTACCAAAGGCCTGAAGCCGGGTGATAGTTTAATTGTATCGGGCATTATACAAATGCGCCCTAAAGTGCCATTGAAAATTGTTAAAGTTATCAAGTAATTAGCTATGAGTTTATCCTCAGTAAGTATAAAACGGCCGGTACTGGCAACTGTATTATCGGTTGTAATTGTGGTATTTGGCATCATTGGCTACACATTTTTAGGTGTGCGCGATTTCCCTTCGGTCGATCCGCCTATTATTTCGGTTAGTACCAGTTATTCGGGTGCAAGCTCGGACGTGATCGAATCGCAGATAACCGAGCCGCTTGAAAAAGCGATCAACGGCGTACCGGGTATCCGTAATATCACTTCAACAAGTTCGGTAGGTAGCAGTAACATTACGGTAGAGTTTAACCTGGACGCCGATTTGGAAACTGCCGCGAATGATGTGCGCGATAAGGTATCGCAAGCGCAACGCCAGTTACCGCAGGATATTGACGCCCCGCCGGTAGTAACCAAAGCCGATGCCAGCGCCGACCAGATCATTACCGTAACGGTTAGCAGTAATACCCGTAACATTAACCAGGTTGATGATTACGCCGAAAACGTTTTACAGGAAGGCTTGCAAACTATACCAGGTGTAAGCTCTATCAACATACAAGGCCAGCGCCAATATGCTATGCGCCTTTGGATAGACCCGAACAAACTTTCGGCCCTGCGTTTAGCAGCAACCGACATCAGGGATGCCTTAAGCAAAGAGAACGTGGAATTACCTGCCGGTAAAATAGAGGGTAACAATACCGAGTTGGCTGTCCGTGCACTGGGTAAACTACATACCGTAAAAGATTTTAACGACCTTATTATCCGTGCCGATAGCAACAGGGTTATCCATTTCAGCGATATTGGTTATGCTACCTTAGGTTCAGCTAATGAAGAATCTTCGTTAAAGGAATCAGGTGTACCCGAAGTAGGTTTGGCCATTGTGCCGCAGCCGGGGGCTAACTATGTTCAGATAGCTAAGGATTTTTATAAAAGGTTAGAACAGATAAAAAAAGACCTGCCGCCAGATATTAAAGTGGTAGTGGCCTTGGATAATACCCGGTTTATTAACCAATCCATCAGCGAGGTAAAGGAAACGTTATTGATCTCGTTCATCCTGGTGGTTATTATCATCTACCTGTTCTTCCGCGACTGGCTGATCGCTTTCCGCCCTTTGATAGATATCCCGGTATCATTGATAGGGGCGTTCTTTATCATGTATGTTTTTGGCTTCTCTATCAATATCCTTACCCTGCTGGGTATTGTATTGGCTACAGGTTTGGTGGTAGATGACGGTATTGTGGTAACAGAAAATATCTATAAAAAGGTGGAAGCGGGCATGGAGGTACGTAAAGCCGCCTTTGAGGGCTCGGCCGAGATCTTCTTCGCGGTAGTGTCTACCTCGGTTACGTTGGCCGCGGTGTTCCTGCCTATCGTATTCCTGCAAGGGTTTACGGGGCGCTTGTTCCGCGAGTTTGCGGTGGTGGTTGCCGGGGCGGTATTAATATCGGCTTTCGTGTCACTTTCGCTTACGCCGATGCTGAATGTGAAGCTGATCCGTAAAAACTCAAAAAAGTCAAGGTTTTACGAAAAGACCGAACCATTTTTTGAACGCATGACCAATGCTTATACCGAGACATTGACCAATGCAATGAAATGGCGCTGGACATCGTGGCCTATTTTGGCTGTTTGTTTAATTGGGGTTTACATATTTTTAAAGGTCATCCCATCCGAACTGGCACCGCTTGATGACCGCAGCTTATTACGCTACTCCGTTACCGCGCCTGAAGGCTCATCGTACGAGTTCACCAGTAAGTACATGGATAACATTTCGCAATTAATAGAGGACTCAATCCCCGAAAAGAATGTGAATATTTCTATTACGGCATTTGGCCGTGGCGGCTCAGGTTCGGTAAACACTGGTTTTGGCCGTATTGGTTTGGTACCTCCCGATCAGCGTAAGCGTACCCAAGCCCAAATTGCCGATTATTTGACCAAAAAACTAAGCCGGTTCCCCGATGCCCGCGCCATTGTGGTGCAGGAGCAAACCATAAGTGGCGGTGGTAGTGGTGCGCGTACATCATTGCCTATCCAGTTTGTATTACAGAACCAGGATTTTGAAAAGATACGTAAGATATTGCCCGACTTTTTGGCCGAGGTGCAAAAAAGCAGCGTGCTGCAAACGCCCGATGTGGACTTGAAATTTACCAAACCCGAGCTGACCGTAGTAACCGACCGCGACCGCGCAAGGGATTTGGGTGTAAATGTGGCTGATATTGCTGCAACGCTGCAATTATATTACAGTGCCGGCCGGATAGATTATTTCCTTATTAATGGTAAGCAGTACCAGGTGGTGGCCCAGGTAACCCGGGTTAACCGCGACCAGCCCCTTGACCTAAAATCGATATTTGTGCGTAGTTCTAATGGTAACTTGGTACAACTGGATAACGTAGTTAAAATAAGCGAAGATGCTATCCCGCCGTCTATTTATCACTTTAACCGTTTTAAATCGGCCACTATACAGGCAGGGTTAGCGCCGGGGCATAGCATGAGCGAAGGTATTGCAGAAATGCAGCGCATAGCGAAAGAGAAACTTGACCCAACCTTCAGTACAGCGCTAAGCGGCCCATCGCGGGATTTTTCTGAATCATCATCCAACATCGTGTTTGCCTTTGCCTTTGCGCTGTTGCTGATATACCTTGTTTTGGCAGCCCAGTTCGAAAGTTTTATTGATCCGTTCATTGTAATGATGACCGTACCGCTGGCCATTGCAGGGGCTTTCATGTCGTTATGGTTGTTTAATCAAACCCTTAATATTTTCAGTGAGATTGGGATGATCACGCTGGTGGGTTTGGTAACTAAGAACGGTATTTTGATAGTAGAGTTTGCCAACCAGCGTATGGAACACGGCCTGAGCAAATACGAGGCGGTAATTGAAGCAGCAACTTCACGTTTGCGGCCTATATTAATGACCAGTCTGGCGGTAGTGTTAGGTTCGGTGCCAATTGCCTTCGCGCTGGGTGCCGGTGCAAAAAGCCGGGTATCGCTGGGTATAGTAATTATTGGCGGTATGCTGTTCTCGCTGATGCTAACACTGTATGTTATCCCCATGATATACATGATGATTGCAGCTAAAGAACGCCATGACCCGGATGCTGAAGACGAGGATATGCCTAAAAAGCCACGCAGGTTAAATAAAAAGGAACCCAAACTGATAGAGAATTTGTAAGCGATATGAAATTTAGTAAAATAGTTTGCCTGTTGTTTTTATGCACCGCTTTTGCGGTTAGCACCTATGCGCAGCAAGCGCCGCTGCTAACGTTAAGGGACGCGGTTGAGATTGCATTAAAAAACAACTACAATATAAAGCTGGCCCAAAACAATAATACCATTGCCAAAAACAATGTTACACCAGGCAACGCGGGGATATTACCGCAGGTATCGGCCAGCCTGACAACTAATAACAGCAAGCAAACCATCACCCAAACACGTAGCGATGGTACGGTAAACAACCTTAACGGGATCAGGAACAGTAATGTGAGCTATGGCCCAAGTTTAAACTGGACCATTTTTGATGGCTTTGCCATGTTTGCCAATTACGATCAGCTAAAACAACTGAACCAGTTAAGCGATGTGCGCATGCGCGATACCATACAAAGCACCATAGCTAACGTAATTGCAACTTATTACGATCTGATTAACCAGAACGAGCAGTTAAAAGCCTTACAGGGGGCTATTGCCATATCGCGTACCCAATACCGCATTGCCAATGATAAGTTTACAGTAGGCCGCGCGTCAAAACTGGAAGTGCTGAACGCGCAGGTTAACCTGAATACCGACACCGCCGCATTCCTTACCCAGGTACAGCAATTTAAAGCCAATAAAATAAGGATGAACCAATTGCTGGTGCGCGACCTGCAAACTGATTTTTCGGTAGCGGATACCATTGTGGTTGATCAGAATTTAAAGCTTGCCGATATTATTAACAGCGCCCAGACACAAAACCCGGCCATACTATCGGCCGAGATAAATAAGCGTTTGGCCGATATTAACTTAAGGCAGGTTAAGGCTACGCGCTACCCTACCCTGAGCGTAGGTACCGGTTACACCTGGACCAACAGCAAAACCCCGGCAGGCTTTACCCGCACACAGGATGCGCATGGGTTTAATTATGGTTTGACAGCCTCTATCAATATTTTTGATGGCTTTAACCAATGGCGTAAAGAACGCAACGCCAAACTGCAAATTGACAACGCGGGTATAGATGCCAAACAAACACGTTTGGAGGTGGAAGCGCAGATAAATAACCTGTATGTAAGCTATCTTTCGGGGTTAGACCTGGTGAAACTGGGGCAATCCAACGTGGAGATAGCTAAGCGCAACCTGGAGATATCTTTAGATAAATATAAGCTGGGAAACATTACCCCGCTGGAGATACGCGAGGCGCAAAGGAACTATCTTGACGCGCAATCCAAGTTTTTTGCGGCACAATATCAAAGCAAACAGGCAGAAATTACCTTAAAACAAATCACAAATAGTATAAATATTCAATAAAAAACGTAACTTTTAATTTTATTATACGTAAAACAGTATTTTTGAGGATCATAAAGTATGTCCGGAACCTATAAAATATGTTTGCTGATTGATGACAATTACATAGATAATTTTGTCACTCGCAGGATATTGGAAAGCGGCAACTTTGCTGATGAAGTTATTGTGCGGCAATCTCCAACCGAAGCTATCGATTCATTAAGAGAAGGTTTAATAAAACCCGATGTGATATTTTTAGACATCAGGATGCCTTTAATGGACGGCTTTGAGTTTTTGCAGGAGTACGATAAACTGGATGCTGAACATAAAGGGGCGAAAATATTTATGCTTTCGTCATCGCTTGATCCTACTGATTTTAAAAAATCTATCGAGAACAAATACATCACACAGTTTATCCACAAGCCGCTTACCCACAAAATTCTGGAAGAGCTTAGTGCATGATCTTAGTTGCTGATAGTGGTTCGTCAAAAACCGACTGGCTGCTGGATACACCCGGCGGCGCCCCGGCCGAATACCGTACCGACGGACTAAATCCATACTTTTTAACGGAAAAGGAAATTGCAAAGAAACTGCACGATCAGTTAGCTGCATTAACGGCTATATCCCATCAAATTACCGAGATCTATTTTTTTGGGGCGGGCTGTTCCAGTCCCGACAGGCACGAGATGGTATCAAATGCGTTAAGCCAGGTATTCCCAAAAGCGTTTGTAAGTGTGGATAGCGATCTTTTAGGTTCGGCCTATGCTACTTGTGGCCGCGATAAAGGGATTTGCTGTGTTTTGGGTACGGGCTCGAACATCTCTTTTTTTGATGGCGAGGATGTAGCCGAAGGTAAGCATGGTTTGGGCTATGTACTGGGCGATGAAGGTTCGGGCTCATGGTTGGGCAAAACACTGGTAACCGATTTTATGTATGGCAATATGCCAGCCGATATAGCCGCATCGTTTTATAAAACCTACCAGTTGGATAAGGCTACGGTTATTAAAAATGTATATCAGCAGCCACGTGCAAATTCATACCTGGCATCGTTCGCTAAATTTTTAAATGGTATACAATATACCGATTACGGACAAAAGGTGCTGAACGATTCATTTATAGAATTTATAGAAACCAATATTAAAAGTTATCCCGAATATCATCAGTATAACTGCCATTTTGTGGGTTCTATTGCCTATCACTTCAGCGAAGAATTAAAAGCCCAATGCGCCAAGAATAATATCCATGTAGGTAAGATCATCCAAAAACCTATTGACGAATTGCTGAAATTTATAGTAAAACGTAGCGGGGTTTGACCCTTCCGGGCTCAGCAACTGGGCTTACTTCTTATTGATATCCAAAATCACATTATCCAGCGACATATTAAATACCTGCGGATGTTCTATCATAGGAAAGTGGCCGCTGCCGGGGACATAAAATATTTTAAAAGGGATTTTATTAGCTATCAGGTAGGTACTGTCTACCGGGTGCACATCACTATTAATTAAATATAATTTCTTTTTAGCTTCCTTCAGCTTAGCTATTTCATTAAAATCGTTGCCGCCTTCCAGACTGGCTACACCTATAACCGAATCGGCTTTCGCTACATCCTTTAGTACCCGTTCGCGTATGTCTGCAGGGGTTGTTTTCGAGAATAGCTGCTGGTTAAACCAGGCAATGGCTGTGCGCTTAAAATGCTGCTTTAATTGCAGTACGGCCGCGGCATATGCTTTTTTATCCTGTTCGGTTTGCGGTGCGCCGGGGCTGTTAAAATTATCCACACCTACCAGGCCGATTACTTTATCAGGGTTATCAATTGCCGCTTGCAGCACAATATCGCCCGACATAGAATGGCCAATCAAGATCACCCTCTTTAATTTTAGTGCCGCAATAACCGAATCCACATCGCTGGCGAATGCCCTGGTACTCCAGTCTTTACGGTTTTTACCCGATTGACCGAACCCCGGCAGATCGATACTGACAATATGGTACCTTTTACCAAAATATGTTAATTGCTTAGCCCAGTAACTGCGGTTAATGGCCCAGCCATGTACAAAAAACAAGGTGGTATCACTAATGTTGCTGGTATCAGTATAGGCAATGTTCACCCCGTTGTTATGTATGGCTATTTTACCAGAATCGGCACCGCCTACCAGGTTGGTTTTTTTATGCTTACAGGAGGAAATACCCGCACACAGTGCAAGTACCATTGCCAAATAAAGTAGTGATTTCATGGGAAGATCGGTTTAAGTTTGTAACTATTGGAATATCAGGATTGTTTCAATCTCATTTTGTCATTAGTTAAAGGTTGGCGGACTTAAAAATAACTCTTCCTTAATTTCTGGTATTATCCCCTTCTCCAGCGCTGTATCAAACAGTAATTGGATTGCCTTTCTGCCTTCTGTACCTAAATCAACCGAGTATTGGTTTACATACAGATCAATGTGTTTGTACATCACCTCTTCACTCATTTCCTGCGCATGGCTGCGAATAAATTCCAACCCCGATTTGGGATTGGCAAAAGCAAACTCCACAGAGCGGCGCAATACCCGGTTCAGCTTATGCAGCACGCCGGCAGGCAAATGACGGTTAGCCACAATACCACCCAGCGGGATAGCGCAGCCTGTTTGTTTTTCCCAGTAATCGCCCAGGTCGATGATCTTTTTCAGGCCCTTATCCTGGTAAGTAAAGCGGTTCTCGTGAATGATAAGGCCAATATCTACCCTACCCTCTAAAACCGCGTTCTCAATATCCGAGAAAACAAGTATCTCCTTATTTGTAGCATCAGGAAATGCTAATCCCAGTAAAAAATTAGCAGTTGTGTATTTTCCGGGTATCCCTATCACCGGATTTCGGATTTCGGATTTCCGACCTCGGATTTGGTTATTTTTTAAATCCGAAATTGAAATTTCCAAATCCGAAATTAAAAGTGGTCCCACACCAAAGCCCAGTGCACTGCCGCTATCCAGCAGTACATATTTATCGACCACATAGGCAAACGCATGATAACTGAGTTTAGTAACATCAAGCTCACCGCGAAAGGCTTTTTGATTAAGCGTTTCCACATCTTCATAAAACACTTCAAAATTCAGGCCTTCAGTATCTATTTTATGATGGATAAGCGCATCGAATATAAAAGTATCGTTAGGGCAAGGCGAAAAGCCGAGGGTTAATTTCATGGTAGTTATACGTTGAACATTTTACGTTTTACATGTCGGATAATCTTTCTGCCGTAAAACGTAAAACGTCCAACGTACAACCTTTTATCCCAACCTTTTCAAAAGCGCATCGGCAAATGTATTGAGATTTTTAATGGCCAAACCTATTTGCCAGCCATCGCGGTTACGTTTTTCTACATAATTTGACACTGCCCTGATCTGTATACAGGGTATGCCTGCTTTGCGGCACGCATAAAAAAAGGCTGCGCCCTCCATACTCTCTACCTGTACATCTAAACGGCTGGTTATTTTTTCAATAGCCTGCTCGTTGCCGTGTACCGTATTCACAGTTATTCCTGTAGTATGTTTCAACAGCAAATTGCTGCTATCTATATGATGCTGATTAAAGATACCTGATAAGGTAGTGCTGGCGGTAAACACACTTTCACCAAAACCCAATTGCTCAATGGATAAAAAATCTTCATCGTCTTCAGCGCCAAGTTCAGCCAGTATATCGGTAGTTACTTCTACCACTTCGCCCAAATCAAGGCTGCGGTCAAAGCTGCCGGCAATACCCAGGTTAATAGCCAGGTCGTATTGATGAGTTGCCAGATGCCTGCCCAGCGCAAAAGCTGTAGCCACCATGCCTACGCCGGTTACTAAAAGTCTTAAGTCTTGAGTCGGTAGTTCTAAGTCTTCGGACTGAGGGCTTTGAACTTCAGGCGTCAGGCTCCCCACTTGAAAAAGAGGTTCTATTTCGCTTTGGGTAGCTGCTACAATTAGTATTTTCATGGTGTGGGATGATAACGCTAAGATAAAAAACAATTCACCAGTTTTTGTTTTGTTATATTTGCAGCCAATTATTGTTATGATGATATACATGACGCGCAAGGAGCATTTTAACGCGGCACACCGGATGTACCGCGATGAATGGAGCGCAGAAAAAAATGCGGAAGTTTTTGGCAAATGTGCCAACCCCAACTGGCACGGGCACAACTATAACCTGTTTGTAACCGTTAAAGGCCGCATCAGTCAAGCCACGGGATATCTTATCGATTTAAAGGAACTTAAAGTAATTATAAACGATTACGTAATTGAAAAGCTTGACCATAAGAACATTAACATGGATGTTGATTTTATGGCCGGCAAAATGGCATCGACAGAATTACTTTGCATTGAAATATTCAACCAGTTAAAAGCGCCTATTGAGGCCTACGAGGGTGTTTACCTGCACTCTGTTAAACTTTACGAAACCGAAAACAATTCTGCCGAGTATTTTGGCGAATAAACCAACTATGAACGGACAATATATAGACGATGAGGACGAAATTAGCGGCTACCAA belongs to Mucilaginibacter boryungensis and includes:
- a CDS encoding RNA polymerase sigma factor gives rise to the protein MFYKRRQFWHGDTKQQYNITMTTDDKLKQIWAGCLNNERKQEELFYKTLAPRMMAVCMRYAHDRDEAQDILQEGFIKAFKNRQYYRGEGSLEGWVRRIMVHAAISRYRKTKPVVLCDEMSTETFSGTYNYDGLETQDLMRIIRQLPDTYRSVFNMYAIEGYSHQEIGSALGMSELLSRTTLCRARTILKNKLTRLNKAEVYRMAM
- a CDS encoding type 1 glutamine amidotransferase domain-containing protein → MASLSEKKVAILTEEGFEQVELTSPKKALEAAGATVHVISPRSGKIKAWDTDKWGIEIDVDKTLDSVSPDDYDALVLPGGVMNPDKLRQNKSAVAFVSAFLDESKPVAAICHGPQMLIETGLIGGRTLTSFPSLQTDIKNAGGHWIDEEVVVDNGLVTSRRPDDLPAFNKKAIEEIAEGVHAL
- a CDS encoding MarR family winged helix-turn-helix transcriptional regulator, with amino-acid sequence MEITEPISRKLIHLGKVYLNVLSKRVDHLGINRYWYILSLIHANNGLLTQKELAARLGKDKSAMVNIIDFLTERGYVYREINPADRRQHLLKVTEKAGNAVPEIVAAFEAINKTAATDILPAEMEIFNRVLLKMEENLKPYATEEMNIKLNLNK
- a CDS encoding efflux RND transporter periplasmic adaptor subunit — its product is MKIRYIAFIIIGLIVCFLIYNKLWGSKAKEAQAMGATKGKGKRKSGPIPVKVMIVKDTIVINNIDVTGSIDANEKVSLISQTAGNITGIYFKEGSHVSKGQLLVKVYNQDLQASLQQNQYQVALAKETEYRNKVLLQKEAISKEEYETSLTNLNSLKSQADMIKAQISRTEIRAPFSGTIGLRNVSPGGYLSPSTSIATLVNIDPAKLTFSVPERYLPLIQKGSKINFTVASSSKTFQAKVYAIEPAIDVTSRTITVRAEAPNPKDELTAGSFAKINLTLDQIPKTIMVPTECVIPDLKSSKVFVVKKGVAAAKFVETDLRTDTKIQITKGLKPGDSLIVSGIIQMRPKVPLKIVKVIK
- a CDS encoding efflux RND transporter permease subunit; this translates as MSLSSVSIKRPVLATVLSVVIVVFGIIGYTFLGVRDFPSVDPPIISVSTSYSGASSDVIESQITEPLEKAINGVPGIRNITSTSSVGSSNITVEFNLDADLETAANDVRDKVSQAQRQLPQDIDAPPVVTKADASADQIITVTVSSNTRNINQVDDYAENVLQEGLQTIPGVSSINIQGQRQYAMRLWIDPNKLSALRLAATDIRDALSKENVELPAGKIEGNNTELAVRALGKLHTVKDFNDLIIRADSNRVIHFSDIGYATLGSANEESSLKESGVPEVGLAIVPQPGANYVQIAKDFYKRLEQIKKDLPPDIKVVVALDNTRFINQSISEVKETLLISFILVVIIIYLFFRDWLIAFRPLIDIPVSLIGAFFIMYVFGFSINILTLLGIVLATGLVVDDGIVVTENIYKKVEAGMEVRKAAFEGSAEIFFAVVSTSVTLAAVFLPIVFLQGFTGRLFREFAVVVAGAVLISAFVSLSLTPMLNVKLIRKNSKKSRFYEKTEPFFERMTNAYTETLTNAMKWRWTSWPILAVCLIGVYIFLKVIPSELAPLDDRSLLRYSVTAPEGSSYEFTSKYMDNISQLIEDSIPEKNVNISITAFGRGGSGSVNTGFGRIGLVPPDQRKRTQAQIADYLTKKLSRFPDARAIVVQEQTISGGGSGARTSLPIQFVLQNQDFEKIRKILPDFLAEVQKSSVLQTPDVDLKFTKPELTVVTDRDRARDLGVNVADIAATLQLYYSAGRIDYFLINGKQYQVVAQVTRVNRDQPLDLKSIFVRSSNGNLVQLDNVVKISEDAIPPSIYHFNRFKSATIQAGLAPGHSMSEGIAEMQRIAKEKLDPTFSTALSGPSRDFSESSSNIVFAFAFALLLIYLVLAAQFESFIDPFIVMMTVPLAIAGAFMSLWLFNQTLNIFSEIGMITLVGLVTKNGILIVEFANQRMEHGLSKYEAVIEAATSRLRPILMTSLAVVLGSVPIAFALGAGAKSRVSLGIVIIGGMLFSLMLTLYVIPMIYMMIAAKERHDPDAEDEDMPKKPRRLNKKEPKLIENL
- a CDS encoding TolC family protein; translation: MKFSKIVCLLFLCTAFAVSTYAQQAPLLTLRDAVEIALKNNYNIKLAQNNNTIAKNNVTPGNAGILPQVSASLTTNNSKQTITQTRSDGTVNNLNGIRNSNVSYGPSLNWTIFDGFAMFANYDQLKQLNQLSDVRMRDTIQSTIANVIATYYDLINQNEQLKALQGAIAISRTQYRIANDKFTVGRASKLEVLNAQVNLNTDTAAFLTQVQQFKANKIRMNQLLVRDLQTDFSVADTIVVDQNLKLADIINSAQTQNPAILSAEINKRLADINLRQVKATRYPTLSVGTGYTWTNSKTPAGFTRTQDAHGFNYGLTASINIFDGFNQWRKERNAKLQIDNAGIDAKQTRLEVEAQINNLYVSYLSGLDLVKLGQSNVEIAKRNLEISLDKYKLGNITPLEIREAQRNYLDAQSKFFAAQYQSKQAEITLKQITNSINIQ
- a CDS encoding response regulator is translated as MSGTYKICLLIDDNYIDNFVTRRILESGNFADEVIVRQSPTEAIDSLREGLIKPDVIFLDIRMPLMDGFEFLQEYDKLDAEHKGAKIFMLSSSLDPTDFKKSIENKYITQFIHKPLTHKILEELSA
- a CDS encoding N-acetylglucosamine kinase, which translates into the protein MILVADSGSSKTDWLLDTPGGAPAEYRTDGLNPYFLTEKEIAKKLHDQLAALTAISHQITEIYFFGAGCSSPDRHEMVSNALSQVFPKAFVSVDSDLLGSAYATCGRDKGICCVLGTGSNISFFDGEDVAEGKHGLGYVLGDEGSGSWLGKTLVTDFMYGNMPADIAASFYKTYQLDKATVIKNVYQQPRANSYLASFAKFLNGIQYTDYGQKVLNDSFIEFIETNIKSYPEYHQYNCHFVGSIAYHFSEELKAQCAKNNIHVGKIIQKPIDELLKFIVKRSGV
- a CDS encoding alpha/beta fold hydrolase; its protein translation is MKSLLYLAMVLALCAGISSCKHKKTNLVGGADSGKIAIHNNGVNIAYTDTSNISDTTLFFVHGWAINRSYWAKQLTYFGKRYHIVSIDLPGFGQSGKNRKDWSTRAFASDVDSVIAALKLKRVILIGHSMSGDIVLQAAIDNPDKVIGLVGVDNFNSPGAPQTEQDKKAYAAAVLQLKQHFKRTAIAWFNQQLFSKTTPADIRERVLKDVAKADSVIGVASLEGGNDFNEIAKLKEAKKKLYLINSDVHPVDSTYLIANKIPFKIFYVPGSGHFPMIEHPQVFNMSLDNVILDINKK
- a CDS encoding menaquinone biosynthesis family protein → MKLTLGFSPCPNDTFIFDALIHHKIDTEGLNFEVFYEDVETLNQKAFRGELDVTKLSYHAFAYVVDKYVLLDSGSALGFGVGPLLISDLEISISDLKNNQIRGRKSEIRNPVIGIPGKYTTANFLLGLAFPDATNKEILVFSDIENAVLEGRVDIGLIIHENRFTYQDKGLKKIIDLGDYWEKQTGCAIPLGGIVANRHLPAGVLHKLNRVLRRSVEFAFANPKSGLEFIRSHAQEMSEEVMYKHIDLYVNQYSVDLGTEGRKAIQLLFDTALEKGIIPEIKEELFLSPPTFN